From one Perca flavescens isolate YP-PL-M2 chromosome 4, PFLA_1.0, whole genome shotgun sequence genomic stretch:
- the LOC114554508 gene encoding transketolase, whose protein sequence is MEDYHKPDQQTVQALRNIANRLRINSIKATTAAGSGHPTSCCSVAEIMSVLYFHTMKYRPEDPRNFNSDRFILSKGHAAPALYSMWVETGFLKDSELLSLCQVDSSLEGHPTPKQQIVDVATGSLGQGLGVACGMAYTGKYFDKSSYRVFCLMGDGEMSEGAVWEAMSFASYYQLDNLVAIMDINRLGQSDSAPLQHHVEKYQKRCEAFGWHAIIVDGHSVEELCKALSQPRHQPTAIIAKTIKGKGIPAAEDKLGWHAKPLPKDMAEMVMKDLQSRIMNSSKHLYPPAPIEDSPPVSLRNIRMPSAPSYKTGEKIATRKAYGMALAKLGRYNERVVALDGDTNNLTYSEIFKNEHPNRFVECYIAQQNMVSVAMGCAARERNVVFASTLASFFTRAYDQLRMAAISESNINLCGSHCGLSTGEEGPSVMGLEDVAMFRALPASTIFYPCDGVSTEKAVELAATTKGVCYIRTSRQDSSIIYNSSEDFHVGQAKVVYQSKEDQVTVVAAGVTLHEALAAAEHLKKERISVRVIDPFTIKPLDVKTIMDHTRATRGRLLTVEDHYYEGGLGEAVSSAMVNESGFNLHRLAVSHIPRSGKPHELLKIYGIDREAITQAVRKMLSSSTNAK, encoded by the exons ATGGAGGATTACCACAAACCTGACCAGCAGACAGTGCAGGCGCTGAGGAACATTGCCAATCGCCTCCGAATCAACTCCATCAAGGCAACAACTGCAGCGGGCAGCGG ACATCCCACATCATGCTGCAGTGTGGCAGAAATCATGTCTGTGCTTTACTTCCACACCATGAAGTACCGCCCTGAAGACCCAAGAAACTTCAACAGTGACCGCTTCATCCTGTCCAAG GGTCACGCTGCTCCGGCCCTGTACTCCATGTGGGTTGAAACGGGCTTCCTAAAGGACAGTGAACTGCTCAGTTTGTGCCAGGTTGACTCTTCCCTAGAGGGCCACCCAACCCCT AAGCAGCAAATTGTGGATGTAGCCACTGGCTCCTTGGGGCAGGGTCTTGGTGTGGCCTGTGGAATGGCTTACACTGGGAAATACTTTGACAAGTCTAG TTATCGTGTGTTCTGCCTGATGGGGGATGGTGAGATGTCAGAGGGTGCTGTTTGGGAGGCCATGTCGTTCGCCTCCTACTACCAGCTTGACAACCTGGTGGCCATCATGGACATCAACCGTCTGGGCCAAAGTGATTCAGCACCCCTGCAGCATCACGTAGAGAAATATCAGAAACGATGTGAAGCTTTCGG ctggcaTGCCATCATTGTGGATGGACACAGTGTGGAGGAACTTTGCAAGGCTCTGAGCCAACCACGTCATCAGCCCACTGCCATCATTGCTAAAACCATTAAGGGCAAAGGCATTCCAG CTGCAGAGGATAAGCTGGGGTGGCATGCCAAACCTCTGCCCAAAGACATGGCCGAGATGGTTATGAAGGATCTGCAGAGCCGCATCATGAACAGCAGCAAGCACCTGTACCCTCCTGCTCCTATCGAGGACTCCCCACCGGTCAGCCTGAGGAACATCAGGATGCCGAGCGCACCCAGCTACAAAACTGGTGAAAAG ATTGCCACACGGAAGGCGTATGGGATGGCGTTGGCCAAGTTAGGCCGCTACAACGAACGTGTGGTGGCCCTTGATGGAGACACCAACAACCTCACCTACTCGGAGATCTTCAAGAATGAGCATCCCAACCGCTTTGTGGAGTGCTACATCGCTCAGCAGAACATG GTCAGTGTAGCCATGGGATGTGCTGCCCGTGAGAGGAACGTTGTGTTTGCTAGCACGTTGGCTTCCTTTTTCACCCGTGCCTACGACCAGCTCCGCATGGCAGCCATCTCAGAAAGCAACATCAACCTGTGTGGCTCCCACTGCGGCCTGTCCACCG GAGAGGAAGGCCCCTCTGTGATGGGTCTAGAGGACGTGGCTATGTTCAGGGCCCTTCCCGCATCGACTATTTTCTATCCCTGTGACGGTGTGTCTACAGAGAAGGCTGTGGAACTGGCTGCAACCACAAAG GGTGTTTGCTACATCCGAACCAGCCGCCAAGACAGTTCCATTATCTATAACAGCAGCGAGGACTTCCATGTTGGACAGGCTAAG GTGGTGTACCAGAGCAAGGAGGACCAGGTGACTGTGGTGGCAGCTGGAGTGACTTTGCATGAGGCCCTGGCTGCAGCTGAACATTTAAAGAAAG AGAGGATCTCTGTCAGGGTTATTGACCCCTTCACAATCAAACCACTGGATGTCAAAACCATCATGGACCACACACGTGCCACCAGGGGACGACTCCTCACTGTGGAAGACCACTACTATGAAG GTGGTCTTGGGGAGGCAGTGTCCTCAGCAATGGTCAATGAGTCTGGCTTCAATCTGCATCGTCTGGCTGTGTCCCACATCCCCCGCAGTGGCAAACCACACGAGCTGCTCAAGATCTATGGCATCGACCGTGAAGCCATCACCCAGGCTGTCCGCAAGATGCTCAGCAGCTCTACCAACGCCAAGTAA